One genomic window of Boudabousia tangfeifanii includes the following:
- the rpmI gene encoding 50S ribosomal protein L35: protein MPKNKTHSGMKKRVRTTGSGKLMRERAGKRHLLEHKSSRRTRRLSRDQVVAPADVKKIKKLLGK from the coding sequence ATGCCGAAGAACAAGACGCACTCGGGGATGAAGAAGCGCGTTCGCACCACTGGTAGTGGCAAGCTAATGCGTGAACGCGCCGGTAAGCGCCACTTGCTGGAGCACAAGTCATCGCGTCGGACTCGTCGTTTGTCCCGCGATCAGGTGGTTGCTCCCGCCGACGTAAAGAAGATTAAGAAGCTGCTCGGTAAGTGA
- a CDS encoding RNA-binding S4 domain-containing protein — translation MEIIPVPVRGTIKLGQFLKLANMVDQGAEATAAIAAGEIMVDGQVVTTRGSKLSLGQVVSWTEDDNYGWQVAEEDSEF, via the coding sequence ATGGAAATCATTCCGGTGCCAGTTCGTGGCACGATCAAGCTTGGCCAATTTCTCAAGCTAGCCAATATGGTTGACCAAGGCGCCGAAGCTACCGCCGCGATTGCGGCCGGCGAGATTATGGTTGATGGTCAGGTAGTTACCACTCGTGGTTCAAAATTGTCGCTTGGTCAAGTAGTTTCTTGGACCGAGGACGATAACTATGGTTGGCAGGTCGCCGAAGAAGATAGCGAATTCTAA
- the infC gene encoding translation initiation factor IF-3, whose protein sequence is MTEPRINERIRVPEVRLVGPGGEQVGVVRVEDALRLAQEADLDLVEVAPDARPPVAKLMDYGKFKYENAQKERAARRNQANTQMKEVQFRLKIDDHDFETKTGHVARWLHGGDKVKVVIVFRGREQSRPEMGVRLLERVAEAVAEQGTVEARPRIDGRRMNMVLAPVRKKADAVNEMRKRREAERDERRARKAERSERIAERAAKSE, encoded by the coding sequence ATCACTGAGCCTCGTATTAACGAACGAATCCGGGTACCAGAGGTCCGCCTCGTCGGCCCCGGAGGTGAACAAGTTGGGGTAGTTCGCGTGGAAGACGCACTACGCCTAGCCCAGGAAGCCGATTTGGATTTGGTGGAAGTTGCGCCTGACGCACGCCCTCCAGTAGCCAAGTTGATGGACTACGGCAAGTTCAAGTATGAGAATGCCCAGAAAGAGCGTGCAGCGCGGCGAAACCAAGCAAACACGCAAATGAAAGAGGTGCAGTTCCGCCTCAAGATTGATGATCATGACTTTGAGACCAAGACTGGTCACGTAGCTCGTTGGCTACATGGTGGCGATAAGGTCAAAGTAGTTATTGTCTTCCGTGGCCGTGAACAGTCTCGCCCAGAAATGGGTGTGCGTTTGCTAGAGCGTGTAGCTGAAGCAGTAGCCGAACAGGGTACCGTAGAAGCTCGCCCACGAATTGATGGTCGTCGCATGAACATGGTGTTGGCACCAGTTCGAAAGAAGGCTGACGCCGTCAACGAAATGCGCAAGCGTCGCGAAGCAGAACGAGATGAACGTCGTGCCCGTAAGGCCGAGCGCTCGGAACGTATCGCCGAACGAGCTGCTAAGAGTGAATGA
- a CDS encoding thiamine-phosphate kinase, which translates to MRLAELDENQLLQALSPYFRHNQETLVGVGDDCALIAAPDSQYVVSTDMIIGEQDFKADWSRPWQIGRRLAMQNLADIAAMGARPTALVLSLALPNELELDWLKSFYQGLDSAAKQVGAVIVGGDLSRFHTLILNATVMGSLDGTNACTRDGGEPGDLVAVAGHLGFSYAGLDLCRQGYAQDLSALPAALRPLAAQCRDIFKSAEPPLAQGPRAAKAGAKALIDTSDGLLVDLTRIAKASQVSIELSIQALDQAMAPLRPLADFLGKDAKEWVLYGGEDHALAGLFPPDATVPKGFQLWGKTLAGSPGTITLAGTKVASQNRWDHFGGTHE; encoded by the coding sequence ATGAGACTAGCCGAACTAGACGAAAACCAGTTACTGCAAGCACTTTCACCATATTTCCGCCATAATCAGGAAACCCTTGTGGGAGTAGGGGACGACTGTGCGCTGATCGCTGCCCCAGACAGTCAGTATGTTGTTTCGACCGACATGATTATTGGCGAGCAAGATTTTAAAGCTGACTGGTCCCGCCCTTGGCAGATTGGGCGGCGTCTGGCCATGCAGAATTTAGCTGATATTGCAGCCATGGGGGCGCGCCCCACCGCCTTGGTGCTTTCCCTTGCGTTACCGAATGAGCTAGAACTTGACTGGCTAAAATCTTTTTATCAAGGATTGGACAGTGCCGCTAAACAAGTTGGTGCTGTGATCGTCGGTGGTGATCTTTCAAGATTCCACACTCTCATTCTCAATGCGACCGTAATGGGGAGCCTTGACGGGACCAACGCTTGTACCCGCGATGGGGGAGAACCCGGTGACCTGGTGGCGGTTGCCGGGCATCTCGGATTCAGCTATGCGGGCTTGGATCTCTGCCGTCAAGGCTACGCCCAAGATCTATCGGCCCTACCAGCTGCCCTGCGCCCGCTTGCGGCGCAATGTCGTGACATTTTTAAAAGTGCTGAGCCTCCTTTAGCTCAAGGACCAAGAGCAGCAAAAGCGGGGGCGAAAGCACTGATTGATACCTCAGATGGTTTATTAGTTGACCTCACGCGCATTGCCAAAGCTAGCCAAGTGTCCATTGAACTTTCGATTCAAGCACTAGATCAAGCGATGGCACCGCTAAGACCATTAGCCGACTTTTTAGGAAAGGACGCAAAAGAATGGGTGCTGTATGGCGGTGAAGACCATGCGCTTGCGGGTCTATTTCCACCAGATGCCACCGTGCCGAAAGGTTTCCAATTATGGGGAAAAACCTTAGCGGGTTCTCCAGGCACTATTACTCTTGCGGGCACTAAAGTTGCTAGTCAGAACCGATGGGATCACTTTGGAGGAACCCATGAGTAA
- a CDS encoding TrmH family RNA methyltransferase — translation MTGISLFSDRVNLLDNPNAPRIGFAARLANKSVRTKYQLVLVEGPQAMRELLLHAPMAVKDIYVDVNLAGGPLKELVSLARQVTDFVHPCTPETFRAITRDGQGICAVVNKALLPMAEVDEVSLPEAGMVVILARIQDPGNVGTMIRLADAFGAQAVYLTAGTVDPTSPKVIRAAAGSTFHLPIITGQFSEIVSPLKKSGYQVFGTSGNASFTLDELLDRSQCSPSELSRPNLVESVAWVLGNEAKGMSDDEQELCDQLVSIPMYGLAESLNVASAAAILTSSTARIQARNQV, via the coding sequence ATGACTGGTATTTCGCTGTTTTCTGATCGTGTTAACTTGTTGGATAATCCCAACGCGCCAAGGATTGGCTTTGCCGCTAGATTAGCTAATAAGTCGGTTCGGACGAAATACCAGTTAGTCCTTGTTGAAGGACCACAAGCCATGCGCGAGCTGCTGCTACATGCTCCCATGGCAGTCAAGGATATTTACGTTGATGTTAATCTGGCTGGCGGTCCCTTAAAGGAACTAGTTAGCCTTGCCCGTCAAGTTACTGACTTTGTCCATCCATGTACCCCCGAAACATTCCGCGCAATAACCCGTGATGGACAAGGAATCTGCGCGGTGGTCAATAAAGCTTTGTTGCCCATGGCTGAAGTCGACGAAGTTAGTCTTCCCGAGGCCGGTATGGTCGTGATTTTGGCGCGGATTCAGGATCCTGGCAATGTGGGGACCATGATTCGTCTCGCTGATGCCTTTGGAGCTCAAGCCGTTTACCTAACTGCTGGGACGGTTGATCCGACCAGTCCCAAGGTAATCCGAGCTGCGGCCGGCTCGACTTTCCACTTGCCGATTATTACCGGACAGTTTTCCGAGATCGTCTCGCCGTTGAAAAAGTCTGGTTACCAGGTGTTCGGTACCAGCGGTAATGCCAGCTTTACCTTAGATGAGCTCTTGGATCGCTCGCAATGCTCGCCCTCGGAACTTAGCCGACCTAACTTGGTTGAATCAGTGGCTTGGGTATTAGGAAACGAAGCCAAGGGAATGTCCGACGATGAGCAAGAACTTTGCGATCAACTTGTTTCGATTCCCATGTACGGCCTAGCTGAATCGCTCAATGTCGCAAGCGCAGCTGCCATCTTGACCTCCTCGACTGCCAGAATTCAGGCTAGGAATCAGGTATGA
- a CDS encoding alpha-amylase family glycosyl hydrolase — protein MKNDGVYSLPPLPDWAYHAQWWHLYPLGALGADTTGQDFSCQATLRDLIPWLDHARDLGLNGLALGPIFKSELHGYDTISYFEIDPRIGTLEDFTALVNAAHERGFKIMLDGVFNHVSKNYEWHDTDPKEFLKQAEDGSIAIFEGHGQLQELDWKKTLTQDLVKEVLTFWTKLGVDAWRLDAAYALEGAELAKVISDFTAQHPQTFFVGEFIHGDYPQMLSTAKLQTCTQYELWKAIWSALKDNNLYELAWATTRHNAFLESFIPWTFIGNHDVTRIATQVGLPKAMLAVVLLATYPGLPAVYYGDELGFEGLKEERFGGDDAIRPRLPQEVPSDAERPEIFRHYQQLLGLRRRFPQIVNGRVQILAVAGSAYAYAVLDENQQAVLVVALNSGEQHASLPLGENLANLQKSAPNDQALFAPLPHFDSSSYLGGKDAGINQNTIELDPHTWMIWQAK, from the coding sequence ATGAAAAACGACGGTGTCTATTCGCTTCCTCCCCTTCCAGACTGGGCCTATCATGCCCAATGGTGGCATCTTTACCCCCTTGGCGCGCTTGGTGCTGACACTACCGGACAGGATTTCTCCTGCCAGGCGACTCTTCGTGATCTCATCCCTTGGCTCGATCATGCTCGCGATTTAGGTTTAAATGGTCTTGCTCTTGGCCCCATTTTTAAATCCGAGCTCCATGGGTACGACACCATCAGCTATTTTGAGATCGATCCGCGCATCGGCACCCTCGAGGACTTTACCGCCCTCGTTAATGCCGCCCACGAGCGTGGCTTTAAAATTATGTTAGATGGGGTCTTTAATCATGTTTCCAAAAACTATGAATGGCATGACACTGACCCCAAGGAATTCTTAAAACAAGCCGAAGACGGTTCCATCGCAATTTTTGAAGGGCACGGACAACTCCAGGAGCTCGACTGGAAAAAGACACTTACCCAAGACCTAGTTAAAGAAGTCTTAACGTTTTGGACCAAACTTGGGGTCGATGCTTGGCGTCTAGATGCTGCTTATGCCCTAGAGGGGGCAGAATTAGCAAAAGTGATCAGCGATTTTACCGCTCAGCACCCTCAGACCTTCTTTGTTGGCGAGTTTATTCATGGCGACTATCCCCAGATGCTTAGCACTGCTAAGCTCCAAACTTGTACCCAATATGAACTTTGGAAAGCGATTTGGTCTGCTCTCAAAGATAACAATCTCTATGAACTAGCTTGGGCTACTACCCGTCACAATGCTTTTCTAGAAAGTTTCATCCCGTGGACTTTCATTGGCAACCACGACGTAACCCGCATTGCCACCCAAGTTGGGCTACCAAAAGCGATGCTGGCCGTGGTCTTGCTAGCCACCTACCCAGGGCTACCTGCCGTGTATTACGGAGATGAACTAGGTTTCGAAGGCCTGAAGGAAGAACGCTTCGGCGGCGATGACGCAATTCGACCTCGGCTACCCCAAGAGGTGCCGAGTGACGCCGAACGGCCAGAAATATTCCGACACTACCAACAGCTACTTGGCCTTCGCCGACGCTTCCCTCAAATTGTCAATGGTCGCGTGCAGATTCTAGCTGTGGCCGGTTCAGCCTATGCTTACGCAGTGCTAGACGAGAATCAGCAAGCTGTGCTGGTAGTAGCGCTAAACAGCGGTGAACAACATGCCTCTTTACCCTTGGGCGAGAACCTGGCAAACCTGCAAAAATCCGCCCCAAATGACCAAGCGCTATTCGCCCCTCTACCCCACTTTGATTCCAGTTCCTATTTAGGGGGTAAAGACGCTGGGATAAATCAAAACACTATCGAGCTTGATCCACACACTTGGATGATCTGGCAAGCCAAGTAA
- the rplT gene encoding 50S ribosomal protein L20: MARVKRAVNAAKKRRVVLERASGYRGQRSRLYRKAKEQVTHSMVYSYRDRKARKNEFRRLWIARINAACRAEGMTYNRFIQGLNLAGIEVDRRMMAELAVNEPAAFSALVAAAKAALPADVNAPKEA, encoded by the coding sequence ATGGCACGCGTCAAGAGAGCCGTTAATGCGGCTAAGAAGCGTCGAGTTGTTCTCGAACGTGCATCCGGTTACCGCGGTCAGCGCTCACGCCTATACCGTAAGGCTAAGGAGCAGGTTACCCACTCAATGGTGTACTCGTACCGCGACCGCAAGGCTCGCAAGAACGAGTTCCGTCGTTTGTGGATTGCCCGTATCAACGCAGCCTGCCGTGCTGAAGGCATGACCTACAACCGCTTCATCCAGGGTCTAAACCTTGCTGGCATTGAAGTTGATCGTCGCATGATGGCTGAACTAGCTGTCAACGAACCAGCCGCTTTCTCGGCATTGGTTGCCGCTGCTAAGGCTGCTTTGCCTGCTGATGTAAACGCTCCTAAAGAAGCCTGA
- a CDS encoding endonuclease/exonuclease/phosphatase family protein: protein MSNPPTEYKQSRISPAQVGFILFWLVVALVLFFWPANWWWFAAAQTFVPYISAILLLTGLFWLIQPPRWGGLAALLAAVLVSTASLYGPRLLSPTAQGGAGSIRVLAANMEFGRGEASSLLHEAKANDIDVIVLVECTGSLAHAISARARGDYPYVSLQPHDESGFEGWILSRYPIAEKRELNSIFGRRDGAFQLPGVTIMSPVGPLRLLGVHAIPPLSKNGHLQWREDMKTIAQWANEDSRPALAIGDFNATSSHPPFRQLLAGANDAIDLASFPAFTWPSVFPLIRIDHALTWNAKPVSAKVFKVPGTDHRGIWTEISMPAQSNTK, encoded by the coding sequence ATGAGTAATCCACCCACAGAATATAAACAAAGCCGGATTAGCCCAGCTCAAGTAGGGTTTATTCTCTTCTGGTTAGTCGTCGCCTTAGTCTTATTTTTTTGGCCTGCGAATTGGTGGTGGTTTGCTGCGGCTCAAACCTTCGTGCCATACATTTCGGCGATTTTGCTTTTAACGGGACTATTTTGGTTGATTCAGCCTCCTCGCTGGGGCGGACTAGCCGCCTTGCTAGCAGCGGTATTGGTATCTACTGCCTCACTTTACGGCCCCCGTTTACTCTCACCAACGGCTCAGGGCGGGGCTGGTTCGATTCGTGTGCTTGCCGCAAATATGGAATTTGGGCGAGGCGAAGCTAGTAGCCTGCTGCATGAAGCAAAAGCAAATGATATTGATGTGATCGTCTTAGTGGAATGTACCGGTTCGTTGGCTCACGCAATAAGTGCCCGTGCCCGGGGAGACTACCCCTATGTTTCTTTGCAGCCCCATGATGAGTCTGGTTTTGAGGGTTGGATTCTCTCGCGCTACCCGATTGCGGAAAAGCGCGAACTCAATAGTATCTTTGGGCGCCGTGATGGTGCATTTCAGCTACCTGGTGTGACGATTATGAGTCCAGTCGGGCCTCTTCGCTTATTGGGTGTCCACGCAATTCCACCACTATCAAAAAATGGTCATTTGCAATGGCGCGAGGATATGAAGACGATTGCTCAGTGGGCAAACGAGGATTCTCGTCCGGCTTTGGCTATCGGGGATTTTAACGCGACCTCGTCCCATCCGCCCTTCCGCCAATTGCTAGCAGGGGCAAACGACGCGATCGATTTAGCCAGCTTCCCAGCTTTTACCTGGCCTTCAGTTTTCCCTCTGATTAGAATCGATCACGCCTTGACCTGGAATGCTAAACCAGTGAGCGCTAAGGTTTTTAAGGTACCAGGTACTGACCACCGTGGTATTTGGACAGAGATTTCGATGCCAGCCCAGTCCAATACGAAGTAG
- a CDS encoding SseB family protein: MTNTSSQPQSNGKQPELTEAQRAKLAQRLAQRDGGNDLGEINPEVAQALMIPDEQARLSALGKALVGTRLLVPVQPHGHDESENSDISQLLRQQSVGGVKAVVAYTDLKTMQLDFPKLRPVPLPVDKVALAAIATKLPLALNGRKHLFLPYPALEALATGDSWLAPWDDEELRSYFKALLARYSALTGYRLMPSPKGTDLELFVDITQGDKFTNQLQLFVGELQKNAKIAARCGLLEVKPRPVSPM; encoded by the coding sequence ATGACAAATACTTCATCCCAGCCTCAAAGTAACGGGAAACAGCCAGAACTTACCGAAGCCCAGCGGGCAAAACTGGCCCAGCGTTTAGCCCAACGAGACGGCGGTAACGACCTCGGAGAAATCAACCCCGAGGTAGCGCAGGCTTTGATGATTCCTGACGAGCAGGCTCGCCTGAGTGCCCTGGGTAAAGCTTTGGTAGGAACTCGGTTATTGGTGCCAGTCCAACCTCATGGACATGACGAGAGTGAGAACTCTGATATTTCTCAGTTGCTAAGGCAGCAGAGCGTGGGTGGAGTTAAAGCTGTGGTTGCCTATACCGATCTAAAGACGATGCAGCTTGATTTCCCGAAGCTTCGCCCAGTGCCACTTCCCGTCGATAAGGTAGCTTTGGCGGCGATCGCTACCAAACTCCCATTGGCACTAAATGGTCGCAAACATCTGTTTTTGCCATATCCTGCTCTAGAAGCTCTTGCCACTGGGGATTCTTGGTTGGCCCCATGGGATGATGAAGAACTACGCAGTTATTTCAAGGCTCTGTTGGCCCGTTACAGCGCTTTGACTGGTTATCGCTTGATGCCCAGCCCCAAGGGTACTGATTTAGAACTGTTCGTTGATATTACACAGGGCGATAAATTTACTAATCAGTTGCAGCTTTTCGTGGGTGAGTTGCAGAAAAACGCCAAAATTGCAGCTCGTTGTGGTTTGCTTGAAGTTAAACCTCGTCCAGTTAGCCCAATGTAA